GTGGATTGAAGGAGGCTACACAAACTGGGTTAATGACAGTGCTCCTCTCGAAGTCGCTGTCTTGACGCCTCCAGGCATCCCTCTTATCGTGCCTGAACATGATCTCCAAACTGCCGCGCTGGGTCTGGACGGGGGCCTGGATTCTGGCCTTCATCGGGGGGATGGTGAATGTGGTGGGCTTGCTGGGCTTTGAGCATCAGGCCATCACTCACCTCACCGGCACCACCTCCATGCTGGGTGCTGCCGTGGCGGCTCTGGATGGCGCACGGACCCTGCACTTCGCTGCTGTCATCGGCTCCTTCGTCGCGGGGACCGTCATCAGCGGCTACATCATCCAGGACAGCACGCTCAAGCTGGGGCGGCGGTATGGGGTGGCGCTGCTGATGGAGTCCGCTCTGCTCGCGCTCTCCGTGCCCCTGCTCAGCGGCCAGAGTCTCTACGGCCTCTACACCGCCGCTTGCGCATGCGGCCTCCAGAATGCCATGGTCACCACTTACAGCGGCACCGTGGTGCGCACCACCCACCTCTCCGGCATGTTCACCGATCTCGGCATCTTTCTCGGCCATGCGCTGCGTGGCCTGCCGGTGGATCAGCGCCGCCTGCGCCTATGCTTCCTCATCATCTCCGGCTTTCTGCTCGGCGGTGTGGCAGGGGCGGCCTCCTTTCATCGGCTCGGTTACGCCACCCTCTTCATCCCCGCCACCATCACCGCCCTAGCCGCGCTGGTGTATGAGGGCTATCACCGGCGGCAGGCCGCCAAGTGAGAACGACGATCCTTCCCTCTCCAACGCTTGGCCATCCCATCTCCAGACGCACCTTGGCAGATCATGGTCCGCAGGATTCTGCGCACGGCTTTCGTCACGCTGCTAGCCATCAACCTCCTCTCGGGGTGCATCATCATGCTCGGCTCAAGGTTTGGGGCTTTCCGTAGCACGCCCTTTTCTTTATACCCCTATCTGAGTCAGGCCTTTGTCTCCGCTCTTCACACATGCCTCACCGTCTCTTTGATCGGATGGGTGGGGATGTGGCTCAGTTCCCCGCAGCTGAGGCATCGCTATCGTCATGCGGTATTGATCAGTTTCCTGCTCACCATCCTCGCCCTCATTTAGGCCGACAGGGAGCGGCAAACTGATAGCCTTTCCCTATGAAAAAAATAGAGCGAGTGGTGAAACCTCCTCCCCAGAATGGATTATGGTTTTTATAACAGATTCAGGTTTGCCTCCCCATGATCCCACTCTCTCCCCGCCTCATTTTCCCCCTGGTCGTCAGCACCTGCCTGATGCCCCTCACCACCGCGCTCTCGGCTGAACCCTACACGCCTAAACCGGGCTCAGCAGAGCGTGAGGCCCTGATGAACGCCCTGCGTGAGCCGGTGAAGGCGGAGTTGAAGCGCGAGGTCATCTTCAAAGTCAGTCGCCTGAAGGTGCTCGGCCAATGGGCCTTCCTGGCAGGTGAGCCGCTGAAGTCCGATGGCAGCCCCATGGACTACACCGGCACCATCCATGAAGAAGCCCTGCGCGAGGGGGCCTTCGATGGCGGAATCTTTGCCCTCCTGCACCTTACTCACGGCCAGTGGGTGACCGTGCGCTACGTCATCGGCGCGACCGATGTGCCCTATGTGGATTGGCCCGAAGAAACCGGGGCTCCAAAGGCGATCTTTG
The DNA window shown above is from Prosthecobacter debontii and carries:
- a CDS encoding YoaK family protein; this translates as MISKLPRWVWTGAWILAFIGGMVNVVGLLGFEHQAITHLTGTTSMLGAAVAALDGARTLHFAAVIGSFVAGTVISGYIIQDSTLKLGRRYGVALLMESALLALSVPLLSGQSLYGLYTAACACGLQNAMVTTYSGTVVRTTHLSGMFTDLGIFLGHALRGLPVDQRRLRLCFLIISGFLLGGVAGAASFHRLGYATLFIPATITALAALVYEGYHRRQAAK